The Gillisia sp. Hel_I_86 genome has a segment encoding these proteins:
- a CDS encoding MFS transporter: protein MKKNRFTVFIIVLAQFCSTSLWFATNAVLGDLILTFELDSKALEHLTSAVQFGFILGTLLFALFSVADRFSPSKVFFICAMLGAGINLATILDTNSFFSLLLIRFSSGFFLAGIYPVGMKIASDYREKGLGKALGFLVGALVLGTAFPHLLNGTIFKISWQAVIIATSTIALFGGLLILLFVPNGPYRKRNYKPAFKTGMVIFKNPELRTAAFGYFGHMWELYTFWAFVPIILTTYLGFHNSAPLNISLFSFIVIGVGGISCVLGGFLSSKYGEKRVARTALLLSGCCCFLSPLLFYTESEILFIGFLVFWGMAVVADSPLFSTLVAKNTPAEYRATSLTLVNSIGFTITIVSIQFISFISNYLDPKFLYLILGIGPILGVIALFQEKKSIQ, encoded by the coding sequence ATGAAAAAAAATAGATTTACTGTTTTTATAATTGTATTGGCTCAATTTTGTTCCACTTCGCTTTGGTTTGCCACAAATGCCGTTTTAGGTGATCTCATCTTAACTTTTGAGTTAGATTCCAAGGCCCTAGAACATTTAACTTCTGCGGTACAATTTGGTTTTATCCTGGGAACCCTTCTTTTTGCACTCTTTTCTGTAGCCGATAGGTTCTCCCCTTCCAAGGTTTTTTTTATTTGTGCAATGCTGGGTGCGGGAATCAATCTTGCTACTATCCTAGATACAAATAGTTTCTTCAGTTTACTTTTAATACGATTTTCAAGTGGCTTCTTTCTTGCCGGCATTTATCCGGTTGGAATGAAAATAGCTTCGGACTACAGGGAAAAAGGTTTAGGAAAAGCCCTTGGTTTTTTGGTTGGGGCATTAGTATTGGGAACGGCATTTCCTCATTTATTGAATGGAACGATTTTCAAGATCTCATGGCAAGCTGTAATAATAGCTACTTCAACAATTGCATTGTTTGGTGGCCTTTTAATTTTATTATTTGTTCCCAACGGTCCTTATAGGAAAAGGAACTATAAACCGGCGTTTAAGACTGGAATGGTGATTTTTAAAAATCCCGAATTAAGAACCGCCGCATTTGGTTATTTTGGCCATATGTGGGAACTCTATACATTTTGGGCTTTTGTGCCAATAATCTTGACAACCTATTTGGGGTTCCATAATTCTGCACCTCTAAATATATCCTTATTTTCCTTTATCGTTATTGGAGTGGGTGGCATTTCATGTGTGCTAGGAGGCTTTTTAAGTAGCAAGTATGGCGAAAAAAGAGTAGCACGAACAGCACTTTTATTATCTGGCTGTTGTTGTTTTTTATCTCCTTTATTGTTTTATACGGAATCAGAAATTCTATTTATTGGTTTTCTTGTTTTTTGGGGGATGGCCGTGGTAGCCGATTCTCCCTTATTTTCGACCTTAGTGGCAAAAAATACACCTGCTGAATACCGGGCCACATCATTAACTTTAGTAAACAGTATCGGTTTCACAATAACCATCGTAAGCATTCAATTCATTTCTTTCATCAGCAATTATCTAGATCCAAAATTTCTATATTTAATATTGGGAATTGGGCCAATACTAGGGGTCATTGCTTTATTTCAGGAAAAAAAATCAATACAGTAA
- the pyrR gene encoding bifunctional pyr operon transcriptional regulator/uracil phosphoribosyltransferase PyrR, with protein MSQKMLLNSKEINIILRRLACQLVENHPNFENTVIIGIQPRGVFLANRILQLLEEEYGLRDIESGQLDITFYRDDFRRSTKPLEANKTKIDFIVEDKQVIFIDDVLYTGRSIRSALTAIQSFGRPKEIELLTLIDRRFSRHLPIQPDYNGRQVDAINNEQVKVHWKEIHGEDAVYLLPTSKIEQEAIPQKKDTK; from the coding sequence ATGAGCCAAAAAATGTTGCTTAATTCCAAAGAGATCAACATTATTCTTCGTCGTTTGGCTTGCCAGTTGGTAGAAAACCATCCTAATTTTGAAAACACCGTAATCATAGGAATTCAGCCTCGTGGTGTCTTTTTGGCCAATAGAATTCTTCAATTATTAGAAGAGGAATACGGTCTTAGGGATATAGAATCGGGACAATTGGATATTACCTTTTATAGGGATGATTTTAGAAGAAGTACAAAGCCTTTAGAAGCAAACAAAACCAAGATCGATTTTATTGTTGAAGATAAACAGGTGATTTTTATAGATGATGTTCTTTATACAGGACGTAGCATACGTTCGGCATTAACTGCGATTCAGTCTTTTGGCAGACCAAAAGAAATCGAATTGCTTACGCTTATCGATAGAAGATTCAGCAGGCATTTGCCTATCCAACCAGATTATAATGGGAGGCAGGTAGATGCAATCAACAATGAGCAGGTAAAAGTGCACTGGAAAGAAATACATGGGGAAGATGCCGTTTATCTTTTGCCAACTTCGAAAATAGAACAGGAAGCGATTCCGCAGAAAAAGGATACTAAATGA
- a CDS encoding aspartate carbamoyltransferase catalytic subunit, which translates to MSELSVNHLLGIKYLKKEDIDLIFKTADHFKEVINRPIKKVPSLRDITIANLFFENSTRTRLSFELAEKRLSADVINFSAASSSVKKGETLIDTVNNILAMKVDMVVIRHPNPGAGIFLSKHVDASIINAGDGTHEHPTQALLDSYSIREKLGEVKGKKILIVGDIKHSRVALSNIFALKLQGAEVKVCGPKTLIPKYIESLGVTVETNLIKALEWCDVANMLRVQNERMEISYFPTTREYTQQFGLNKQILDALDKQIVVMHPGPINRGVEITSDVADSKQAIILEQVQNGVAVRMAVIYLLASKINR; encoded by the coding sequence ATGAGCGAATTAAGTGTAAATCACTTATTGGGAATTAAATATCTTAAAAAAGAAGATATCGACCTGATCTTTAAAACCGCCGATCATTTTAAGGAAGTGATCAATAGGCCCATCAAAAAGGTTCCTTCTTTACGTGATATTACCATTGCCAATTTATTCTTCGAAAACAGTACCCGTACCAGATTATCGTTTGAGTTAGCTGAAAAAAGATTGAGCGCAGATGTTATTAACTTCTCTGCAGCTTCCTCTTCAGTAAAAAAAGGGGAAACCTTAATAGATACCGTAAATAATATCCTTGCCATGAAAGTGGATATGGTGGTGATAAGGCATCCCAATCCCGGGGCAGGAATTTTCCTTTCCAAACATGTAGATGCAAGTATTATAAATGCGGGGGACGGAACACATGAGCACCCAACCCAAGCATTATTGGACAGTTATTCCATTCGGGAGAAACTAGGTGAAGTGAAAGGCAAGAAAATTTTAATAGTAGGAGATATAAAACATAGTAGGGTAGCATTATCCAATATTTTTGCTTTAAAATTACAGGGAGCAGAGGTAAAAGTATGTGGGCCCAAAACTTTAATCCCAAAATATATAGAATCTTTAGGGGTAACCGTAGAAACCAATCTTATCAAAGCTTTGGAATGGTGCGATGTTGCCAATATGTTAAGAGTTCAGAATGAACGAATGGAAATCAGCTATTTCCCAACCACCAGGGAATACACACAGCAATTTGGTTTAAATAAGCAAATTTTAGATGCTCTTGATAAACAAATAGTGGTAATGCACCCTGGTCCAATAAATAGGGGAGTGGAAATAACAAGTGATGTAGCCGATTCTAAACAGGCGATTATTCTAGAGCAGGTTCAAAATGGGGTAGCTGTTAGAATGGCAGTAATTTATCTTTTAGCTTCAAAAATAAATCGATAA
- a CDS encoding ribonuclease Z, with translation MKITRKKEFIVLEDNKNNLIDFAERITENYSEYRNDNVVVNLLNNQNFDLKDALLFLEISNIHRAENKSFVIVNSNLSIDVIPDELIVVPSLQEAGDIIKMDDLERELGF, from the coding sequence ATGAAAATTACACGAAAAAAAGAATTTATTGTTCTAGAGGATAATAAAAATAACCTTATAGATTTTGCAGAGAGGATCACTGAAAACTATTCGGAATATAGAAATGATAATGTGGTAGTAAATCTTCTTAACAATCAAAATTTTGATTTGAAAGATGCGCTTCTTTTTTTAGAAATTTCCAACATACATCGTGCAGAAAACAAATCGTTTGTAATTGTAAATTCAAATCTCTCTATAGATGTTATTCCAGACGAATTAATTGTGGTTCCCAGTCTTCAGGAAGCAGGAGATATTATTAAAATGGATGATCTGGAGAGAGAACTAGGGTTTTAA
- a CDS encoding ribonuclease Z, with the protein MKLTILGCYAATPRTFTNPTSQVLEINNHLFLIDCGEGTQVELRRNKIKFSRIKHIFISHLHGDHCFGLVGLISTFRLLNRESELHVYGPKGIKEIITLQLKLSKSWTNYPLLFHELESKNPQLLFEDEKVTVETIPLNHRIYTNGFLFKEKPGPRKLLINEVMKYNIDVSLYQSVKMGKDVESNDGEIIPNHLVTGPPEDPMSYAFCSDTAYYPEMVSQIMNTTVLYHESTFLEINKELATPTKHATAIQAALIAKEAKVNKLILGHFSTRYSSIQLFKEEALTVFPNVDLADDGKIFIF; encoded by the coding sequence ATGAAATTAACAATACTAGGTTGTTATGCGGCGACCCCAAGAACCTTTACCAATCCTACCTCCCAGGTACTCGAAATAAACAATCATTTATTTTTAATAGATTGTGGAGAAGGCACTCAAGTTGAATTGCGTAGAAATAAGATCAAATTTTCCCGCATCAAGCACATCTTCATATCGCATTTACATGGGGATCATTGTTTTGGATTGGTAGGCCTTATTTCGACTTTTAGATTGTTAAATAGGGAATCCGAGCTTCATGTATATGGACCAAAGGGGATAAAGGAGATAATAACCTTACAGCTCAAGTTGTCTAAATCTTGGACAAACTATCCTTTGCTTTTTCATGAGCTAGAAAGTAAAAATCCTCAATTACTTTTTGAAGATGAGAAAGTTACCGTTGAAACGATTCCATTAAATCACAGAATATATACAAATGGCTTTTTATTTAAAGAGAAACCCGGTCCTAGAAAACTGTTGATCAATGAGGTCATGAAATATAATATTGATGTTTCATTATACCAGAGTGTAAAAATGGGCAAGGATGTAGAATCCAATGATGGGGAAATAATTCCAAATCATTTGGTAACCGGACCTCCCGAGGATCCTATGAGTTATGCCTTTTGTAGTGATACTGCTTATTATCCTGAAATGGTATCCCAGATCATGAATACTACGGTTTTATATCATGAATCTACTTTTCTCGAAATCAACAAGGAGCTGGCAACACCTACAAAACATGCTACAGCCATACAAGCCGCTTTAATTGCCAAGGAAGCCAAGGTCAATAAATTGATCCTTGGTCACTTTTCTACGAGATATTCAAGTATTCAATTGTTTAAAGAAGAAGCACTTACCGTTTTTCCAAATGTAGACTTAGCCGATGATGGCAAAATATTTATTTTTTAA
- a CDS encoding CAP domain-containing protein — translation MSCSKDSTISENEVQLQSVELINSIAYSAIESDILKAINKYRESKSLNTLVGADEVTFQADDHTAYMTDNEVVNHDNFNVRYSNLVTGVGAKAVAENVAVGYGSADAVVNAWIASESHRVNIEGDYTHFGISVGKDKNGKNYFTNIFMRR, via the coding sequence GTGTCCTGCTCAAAAGACAGTACAATTTCAGAAAATGAAGTACAATTACAATCTGTAGAGCTAATAAACTCTATAGCATATTCGGCAATAGAATCCGATATTCTAAAGGCTATAAATAAGTACAGGGAAAGTAAAAGTTTAAATACACTCGTTGGAGCGGATGAAGTTACTTTTCAGGCCGATGATCATACAGCATATATGACAGATAATGAAGTGGTAAATCATGATAATTTTAATGTACGTTATAGCAACTTAGTAACGGGTGTTGGAGCTAAGGCAGTAGCAGAGAATGTTGCTGTTGGTTATGGTAGTGCAGATGCTGTAGTAAATGCCTGGATTGCCAGTGAAAGTCACCGTGTTAATATTGAAGGTGATTATACACATTTTGGAATTTCTGTAGGTAAAGATAAAAATGGTAAGAACTATTTTACCAATATCTTTATGAGAAGATAA
- the pdxH gene encoding pyridoxamine 5'-phosphate oxidase: MSKNLANYRKDYSKMELLEEYVSKDPFVQFRSWFEEMEALKTPSEINAMNVSSIGSDGFPKNRIVLLKEFNEEGFIFYTNFGSDKAKALMENPNTCLSFFWPELERQVIIKGIAEKASEAMAIAYFNSRPRESQLGAWASHQSAEIASRAVLDKTLRELTLEFHDKPIPKPDFWGGFLVKPVDFEFWQGRPNRLHDRILYTKEGKNWSFKRLAP; the protein is encoded by the coding sequence ATGAGTAAAAATTTAGCAAATTACCGTAAGGACTATAGTAAAATGGAGTTGTTGGAGGAATATGTCTCTAAAGATCCTTTTGTTCAATTCAGAAGTTGGTTTGAAGAAATGGAAGCTTTAAAAACCCCTTCGGAAATTAATGCCATGAATGTTTCCAGTATTGGTTCGGATGGGTTTCCTAAAAACAGGATTGTTCTTTTGAAAGAGTTTAATGAGGAAGGTTTTATTTTTTATACCAATTTTGGTTCAGATAAGGCAAAAGCACTTATGGAAAATCCCAATACGTGTTTATCCTTTTTTTGGCCAGAACTGGAAAGGCAGGTAATTATTAAGGGAATTGCCGAGAAAGCTTCAGAAGCCATGGCGATTGCTTATTTTAATTCCCGCCCAAGGGAAAGTCAGCTGGGAGCTTGGGCATCCCATCAAAGCGCTGAAATTGCTTCAAGAGCAGTTTTAGATAAGACACTAAGGGAATTAACCTTGGAATTTCATGATAAACCCATTCCAAAACCCGATTTTTGGGGCGGTTTTCTAGTGAAACCAGTAGACTTTGAATTTTGGCAGGGAAGGCCAAATAGATTGCATGACCGTATTTTATATACAAAAGAGGGCAAAAATTGGAGTTTTAAACGCTTAGCACCATAA
- a CDS encoding SixA phosphatase family protein, with protein MKRLILIRHGKSAWDQNLPDEKRPLKKRGEKDGLLIARSFSAFFQKPVTVWSSPAVRALSTAKIFKNELGIEDQHFNIKPSLYTFNSGDLYSQIQGCDSEIDYLMVFGHNPAMTNLVNNLGDSYVDNVPTTGLTVIDFKTDSWENLKNGKTILSLFPKNLR; from the coding sequence ATGAAAAGGCTTATATTAATTAGACATGGAAAATCTGCTTGGGATCAAAATCTGCCAGACGAAAAGAGGCCTCTAAAAAAAAGAGGAGAAAAAGATGGGTTGCTTATAGCTCGGTCTTTTTCAGCATTTTTTCAGAAACCTGTAACAGTTTGGTCCAGCCCAGCTGTTAGGGCTCTGTCTACCGCAAAAATTTTCAAAAATGAATTGGGTATAGAAGACCAACATTTTAATATTAAACCTTCCCTATACACATTTAACAGTGGAGATCTATATTCGCAAATTCAGGGTTGTGATTCAGAAATAGATTATTTAATGGTCTTCGGGCATAATCCTGCAATGACAAATCTTGTAAATAATCTTGGCGATTCCTACGTAGACAATGTGCCTACCACAGGATTAACAGTAATAGATTTTAAAACAGATAGTTGGGAAAACCTCAAAAACGGAAAAACTATTCTAAGTTTATTCCCTAAAAATTTACGATAA
- the ppk1 gene encoding polyphosphate kinase 1, producing the protein MGNNQYINRELSWLQFNARVLQEAEDESVPLIERLRFLGIFSNNLDEFFKVRYATIKRIDLAGKSAKSILGGIKASKLLEEITQIVIEQQSESLEVLHSIQEKLKDHDIYIINEKQVSGSQEAFIKNYFLSKVSPALVTIILNDLVDIPSLKDSAAYLAVKMVMEEEIPQQGISKLLNRHIHDKKYVLIEIPRSIDRFVVLPTEDGKQYIILLDDLIRFNLKTIFNIFEYESITAHMIKITRDAELDIDSDLSKSFIEKITLSVQHRLKGDPVRFVYDMNIGEDTLAFLLGKMGIDSTDSIIPGGRYHNRRDYMNFPNLGNDKLLYPAIEPLPIKGLVLQGSLLGMIAKKDYLLYAPYQTFAYVVKFLREAALDPKVRTIKITIYRLAKVSHIASSLINAVKNGKKVAVQIELRARFDEVANIKYAEQMQKEGVKLIFGVTGLKVHCKTCIIEREEKGKLHKYGFISTGNFNESTSKIYTDYTLFTGNQEVLKEINKVFDFFEINYKVSRYKHLLVSPHYTRMALIKLISKEIENAQNGKESGIKLKLNSLSDFALIDKLYDASRAGVKIQLIVRGICSLIPGVPGMSHNIEAISIVDKFLEHPRVFIFENTGNPKVYISSADWMSRNMDYRVEVSCPIYDEDIKKEILDTFMISWKDNVKARVLSANQENAYRKKQLPSIRSQYALYDYYEQKLEEVKV; encoded by the coding sequence ATGGGTAACAACCAATACATCAATAGAGAGCTAAGTTGGCTTCAGTTTAATGCGCGTGTTCTTCAAGAAGCAGAAGATGAATCTGTTCCACTGATTGAAAGACTGCGATTTTTAGGGATTTTTTCCAATAACTTGGATGAATTCTTTAAAGTTAGATATGCTACCATTAAACGAATAGATCTGGCGGGTAAAAGTGCAAAGAGTATTTTAGGGGGAATAAAAGCAAGTAAGCTTTTAGAAGAGATCACCCAAATTGTAATAGAGCAACAGTCAGAAAGCCTAGAGGTGCTCCACAGTATTCAAGAAAAACTGAAGGACCATGATATTTATATCATCAATGAAAAACAGGTTTCAGGATCTCAAGAAGCATTTATAAAGAATTATTTTCTATCCAAAGTGAGTCCTGCCCTGGTGACCATCATTTTGAACGATTTGGTGGATATTCCCAGCTTAAAAGATAGCGCTGCATATTTAGCGGTAAAAATGGTGATGGAAGAGGAGATCCCACAGCAAGGGATTTCAAAATTATTGAATCGTCATATCCACGATAAGAAATATGTTTTAATTGAAATCCCAAGAAGTATAGACAGGTTTGTAGTACTTCCCACAGAGGATGGGAAACAATATATAATTCTACTGGATGATCTTATTAGATTTAATCTTAAAACGATCTTCAATATTTTTGAATATGAAAGCATTACAGCCCACATGATAAAAATTACCAGGGATGCCGAACTGGATATAGATAGTGATTTAAGCAAGAGTTTTATTGAAAAAATAACTTTGAGTGTTCAACATAGATTAAAGGGCGATCCCGTTCGGTTTGTGTACGATATGAATATAGGAGAGGATACGCTTGCCTTTTTATTGGGAAAAATGGGAATTGACTCTACAGATAGTATTATTCCGGGAGGTAGATACCATAATAGAAGGGATTATATGAACTTCCCAAACCTCGGCAATGATAAATTACTTTATCCTGCTATAGAGCCACTTCCAATAAAAGGATTGGTACTCCAAGGGAGTTTATTGGGAATGATTGCTAAAAAGGATTATTTGCTTTATGCTCCTTATCAAACCTTTGCTTATGTGGTGAAATTTCTAAGGGAGGCCGCCTTAGACCCTAAAGTGAGAACTATTAAAATAACTATTTATAGGCTTGCCAAGGTCTCACATATTGCCAGTTCCCTTATTAATGCTGTGAAGAACGGTAAAAAAGTGGCTGTACAAATTGAGTTAAGGGCGAGGTTCGATGAAGTTGCAAATATTAAATACGCCGAGCAAATGCAGAAGGAAGGCGTGAAGTTGATCTTTGGTGTTACGGGCTTAAAAGTACATTGCAAAACTTGTATTATCGAGCGGGAGGAAAAGGGAAAATTACATAAATACGGCTTTATAAGTACCGGAAATTTTAACGAGTCTACTTCTAAAATTTATACAGACTATACTTTATTTACAGGAAATCAAGAGGTACTTAAAGAAATAAACAAGGTGTTCGATTTTTTTGAAATTAATTATAAGGTAAGTAGGTACAAGCATTTATTGGTTTCTCCACATTATACCAGAATGGCATTGATCAAACTTATTTCTAAGGAGATCGAGAATGCCCAAAACGGCAAAGAATCGGGAATCAAACTGAAGCTTAATAGCCTGTCAGATTTTGCTTTGATAGATAAATTGTACGATGCCAGTAGGGCGGGGGTGAAAATTCAACTCATCGTGAGGGGAATATGTTCCTTAATTCCAGGAGTACCTGGAATGAGCCATAATATTGAAGCAATTAGTATAGTGGATAAATTCCTGGAACATCCAAGGGTTTTTATCTTCGAAAATACTGGCAATCCCAAGGTCTATATATCATCTGCCGATTGGATGTCTCGAAATATGGATTACCGGGTTGAGGTTTCCTGTCCTATATATGACGAGGATATAAAAAAAGAGATATTGGATACGTTCATGATTAGTTGGAAGGACAATGTAAAAGCTCGTGTTTTAAGTGCAAACCAGGAGAATGCTTACAGGAAAAAGCAGCTTCCTTCCATCCGGTCCCAATATGCATTATACGATTATTACGAACAAAAATTAGAAGAAGTAAAAGTTTGA
- a CDS encoding exopolyphosphatase: MITQHKYAAIDIGSNAVRLLISTITEQEGKEPIFKKTSLVRVPIRLGADVFITSMISKENKIRMIDTMKAFQLLMKSHKIEKYKACATSAMREAENGVLVAEEVLEKTGIEIEIIDGSHEAAIIATTDLNLLLQNDKTYLYVDVGGGSTEFTLYSNGENITSKSFKLGTVRLLKNIVDPDIWQEVETWIKTVTKNYHRIDLVGSGGNINNIFKSSGKAIGKPLSFLYLSSYYQLLNSFTYEERITELNLNDDRADVIIPATRIYLSAMKWTKARRIYVPKIGLADGIIKSLYQEKI, translated from the coding sequence TTGATCACACAACACAAATATGCAGCTATAGATATAGGTTCCAATGCGGTTCGGTTATTGATTTCCACAATAACAGAGCAGGAAGGAAAAGAGCCTATTTTCAAAAAAACCTCATTGGTACGAGTTCCTATTCGTTTGGGGGCCGATGTTTTTATCACTAGCATGATTTCTAAAGAAAATAAGATCAGAATGATAGATACGATGAAAGCATTTCAACTATTAATGAAATCCCATAAGATCGAAAAATATAAAGCCTGTGCAACTTCAGCAATGAGGGAAGCAGAAAATGGGGTTCTCGTTGCCGAAGAAGTTTTGGAAAAAACAGGGATCGAAATTGAGATTATCGATGGCAGCCATGAGGCAGCGATTATTGCCACTACAGACCTAAACCTGCTGCTTCAAAACGACAAAACATATCTCTATGTAGATGTTGGGGGTGGTAGTACAGAATTCACTTTATATTCCAATGGAGAAAACATCACCTCAAAATCTTTTAAATTAGGAACGGTTCGATTGCTCAAGAATATAGTGGACCCTGATATTTGGCAAGAGGTGGAAACATGGATAAAAACCGTAACCAAAAATTATCATAGAATAGATCTGGTGGGCTCTGGAGGGAACATCAACAATATTTTTAAGAGCAGTGGAAAAGCAATTGGTAAACCCCTTAGTTTTCTATATTTAAGTTCTTATTATCAATTATTGAATTCCTTTACTTATGAAGAGCGAATTACAGAATTGAATTTAAACGATGACCGCGCCGATGTTATTATTCCTGCAACGCGCATTTATCTCTCTGCCATGAAATGGACCAAAGCAAGACGCATATATGTACCTAAGATAGGATTGGCAGATGGGATTATAAAATCATTGTATCAGGAAAAAATTTAA
- a CDS encoding tRNA-(ms[2]io[6]A)-hydroxylase — MLGLKLPTDPRWASIAEKNLEEILTDHAYCEQKAASTAISLIVSFPEYSRLVSEMTALAREEMGHFKMVHDKLLKRGYIMGRDRKDEYVLQLLKFFPKGGSRVTQLVHRLLIAALIEARSCERFRILSEKLEEEELRDFYRHLMVSEANHYTLFLNFAREYGDRKEVDQKWEELLEFEAEIMKGLSKNQSIHG; from the coding sequence ATGCTTGGCTTAAAACTACCTACAGATCCGCGTTGGGCTTCTATTGCGGAGAAAAACCTGGAAGAAATCCTTACAGATCATGCCTATTGCGAGCAAAAAGCGGCTTCTACGGCAATTTCTTTAATTGTTTCTTTTCCAGAATATTCACGGCTGGTTTCAGAAATGACCGCTTTGGCGAGGGAAGAAATGGGACATTTTAAAATGGTACATGATAAATTGCTGAAAAGAGGCTATATCATGGGGCGTGATCGTAAGGACGAATATGTCCTGCAATTGCTGAAATTCTTCCCAAAAGGAGGCTCCCGTGTTACACAATTAGTACATAGATTATTGATAGCAGCGCTTATTGAAGCCAGAAGCTGTGAACGCTTTAGAATACTTTCAGAAAAATTAGAGGAAGAAGAATTAAGGGATTTCTATAGGCACTTAATGGTAAGTGAGGCGAATCATTACACCTTATTTTTAAACTTTGCCAGAGAATATGGAGACCGTAAAGAAGTTGATCAAAAATGGGAGGAATTATTGGAATTTGAAGCGGAAATCATGAAAGGTTTAAGTAAAAACCAAAGCATTCACGGATAG